A region of the Mauremys mutica isolate MM-2020 ecotype Southern chromosome 14, ASM2049712v1, whole genome shotgun sequence genome:
TTTTAATCAATGTGCAGGCCACGAATATGGCAGCAGAAGGAATAAACCACATTCACTCTAAACCCATTTCATAGAGGTGCCGGTCTAGTTCCTGGGAGTATGGGACACTGCACACCACTAGGCTCCCGTCTGCCACTATTGGTCTTTCTTAGTGAGCCATTTGGCTTGTgattccttatccactttcttaaTACAGGCTTTTTCTGGTGTAAGTTTTTAAGAATGAATATACCCCTGGCATTACCTCCCTGTGGCTGCGTCCACTCTTCTCCAAGCCAAACTATAGACTAAGATGCTTTGACTCAAAGCctttcaaattatttttcatttaggCCCCTTCTACTGTGAGGTGATTCTGAAATGTGCTGGCTTAGTTAGGATGTCTCGCCCTCGCCCCTCAAACAGCTCCAACTCTGGTCAAAGTAGCTCCGGTGGCAGGGGCTGAAGTTCCGGTGTTCAGTCGCTGCTGATGCCCTTGGTCGCTGTATGGTGGCGGCTGCCCTTTGTTACAATTTCAAACAAAGCAGAGCTGCCAGACAGGACTGGCTCCAgggtttctgctgccccaagcgagccccccccccaccccaaaagccGCAGCAGCGCAGTCGCGCCGCTCCACTCTTTGGTGGCAATGCAACGGTGGGTCCTgtgctccgagagggactgagggactggctgctgaagacccggacgtgcctaTAGTGGCCGGAGggccgccccttggtattggccaccccaagcacctgcttctttagctggtgcctggagccggccctgctgccagaATACGTTAGCCAACAGCAATCAGACGCTGCAGCGTCGAAGGAATCTATTTTTGCCTCATGGTTCAGTATCAAACACACTGTGGCTATTTCTTGCTGGCATAATGCAGCTCCTTGTCTTCCCTTAGCACCCGTCTCCGGGTAGCATTATAGGCCAGGAATGTCACTTCAGCAAGGGGTCAGTGTAAAGCTTAATGCAATGGCCCTTTTCTCTCCAGCTGATAACAGGGCCATGCATTTCTGGCCTGGGCACCAGAAGACTGTGTCCGCTCAGCGGGGTCCCATTCCAGTGCTGCTTCTCCTGGCTCTCCAGTAACTTGCTTTGTTACACCCTGTTTGTCTGCCTGCCTAGGGTATGCGTCTCACTCCCATCACGAGCATCTGAGCACTGCACAATTCATGTCTTTGTCCCCAGGACAGTCCCGAGGGGCAGGGCCGTGTGACTGTCCATCCCTAGTTCGCAGGTGGGAAGGGAGTCACAGAGAGGCTGCCACACCCAAGTACAAAGAGCTCCACTGGTCCCGTCTAGGCCTGTGCCCATTTGAAAGGCACCTTCCAACTGTTACTCAATCTGCTCTGCCTGTCCTGCGCTCGGCGTGAAGCTAGCAagcaggcacagagctgggctgggaagtTCTGGCACTCTGGGCAGACAGGGTATTTGCTAGGAGGGAGAGCGCCCTGGCATGGAGTGCtctggaggtggggctgggtgcGGGAGAGATGAGCCTTATCCCAGTGAATGAGAGGAAGTAAATTCTAGCAGGTTagatgggtggggggaaagagggaacAGGGACACTATGAGCATCTCCAACAGCCAGGACACCAGGTGAGGGTTGCCTCAGTGTCCAGCATTGTCTCTTTGAGCTACCTGTGCATGGCGGGGAAGGAGAAGAGTCTGTATCTTTGATatatgtgcagcacctagcgcagtggTGCCTTGATCCTTGACTGGGGCCTTTTGGTGCTTCTGTGTATAATTGACTGGTGCATCCCTGAAAACATCCAGCAAACATCTTTCTTTCCAGCTCACACCAACTTTCCCTTCCTGGCTTCCTCACAGCTCAGGCTGaatggcagggtggggggagaaaggtcGGGAGgcccctccctcaacctctcTGTTATATTTAGACATTTTAAGGGCGGTTTTTATTTGCTAGGAAGTGCAACCAATGTGtatctcctgcccttccccagggcTGCCCTTGGCTCCTGTGCGCCTCGGCCGCTGGAGCTGGCTGTCACAGGCCAAGTAGGTTCACCTCTGGCTCCACACCCGTTCCTGTTTCCTGCCGGCTAGCGCCAGGGCTGGAGGTAGTGAGAGCGGCTGGGAAGGAAAACAGACACAGCATTTGATGAAGCACAACAAATGGCTTCAACTGCCTTCACTGGGTgatctccccccttccctctaaGCCCTGTTACTAGGCCTTTGCCCTTCTTCCTTCCACGGAGCACTTCCGTTCCCCCTTGTCTGTTCCTAAGAGAATCCTTCTCTCCTTCCCCGCGTCCCACCCATTCTCTAGCCACTCCAGGGCCCCGCcctgtccagggccgcccagagcattcagggggctggggtaaagcgggggagctgcggcacttgtactcacccagaggtctgggtcttcagcagcatttcggcgacGGGGACCTTCAGTCGCTCagtgtcttcggcggcactgaggggcccccgccaccaaaatgccaccgaaggcatggaggtggggctgggtgcGGGAGAGCTGAGCCTTGTCCCAGTGAATGAGAGGAAGTAAATGCCAGCAGGTTagatgggtggggggaaagagaacAGGGACACTGAGCATCTCCAACAGCCAGGACACCAGGCGAGGGTTGCCTCAGTGTCCAGCATTGTCTCTTTGAGCTACCTGTGCTCaaagcgactgaagggcccctcgccgccgaaatgctgccgaagaccctgaccgctgccaggccagggctctgagTGGCCCTGTCCCCATCTCTTCTCTGTCTCTTCTACCTCAGCTCTCCTCCCGATTCTTCTCAGGGATCCAGCTTATGGCACAGCTATTCGCTTCCTCGGAAGTGCAGAGTAAACATGCCCCTGCCTCTAATATTTGGAACCGACTAGTCAGGCAACTGTTGTCTTGTCCTAGGGTACCAGGCCCCCTCTCTCTCACCTAGCACTGCAGGAGCTTGTACAAACCCGTGTGGTGATGCGAATGGCTTGCTTGCATGCGCACACAAGTAGATGCTCCGTATATACACATGCAAATTACTTCATGTTGCCAGGGGATCAGTGTTTGAGCACATACACCTAACTGGCGTTATCTGGAATTGGCATCTGATTTATTACAAAGCATGTAACCTGAAATGGatttatttcaattaaaaaaaaatccctcaggAAAGCCCGTGCTAGGTTAATAGCATGTAGGGGCAGAGAAGTGAAATGCAAGACTCTGCAAatggaaaaaacccaaaccataTAACCTGTGACTGCAGTCACAACAAGCTACACTTCCATACGCCCACGTGCTGGTTTAGTTACAGCAGGGGTTCTTAAACTAGGGGTCGgggcccctcagggggttgcaaggctattacatgggggggtcgtgagctgtcagcctccatcccaaccccccctttgcctccagcatttataatggtgttaaatacattaaaaagtgtttttaattgataaggggggtcgcactcagaggcttgctgtgtgaaaggggtcaccagtgcaaaagtttgagaacccctgagttacaGCAGTCCTGGACATTAAAGCAGAATACTAGTGATTGCCAAGGAGGAGGAATTGCACTTGGTGTAAGGACCACAACTTTTAAAGTCCCTGAGTGTTGTGCTGTAAAGTCACAGTGTGGTATTAATATACTCTGCTTCAGTAGCCACAATGCTGTTTGTAAAGTCTTTACAGCCATGGTATGCGCGTGTGCTTCTTACAGGCTTAACCTGCCAGGCGGCGGGGGATGCATGATTCACTAACTGCTTTCCCTGCTTTCTGCACACGCTCATGATGGGGACAGGGTTTTTGCCAGCAGTCCAGTGTGATGGCAGAGTTGCACAGTAGCATTGTGTTGTCCAAATTTAGGCTAGGCCAAAGGCCGGCTGGGTTAGGACTATCCCATCCATCAGCAAGCCAAAGTAGGAGAGCTGGTCCCCTGATTGTGTGTGCGCACGCAGAATCCAATTAGCACTTGCAAATCAGAACTGGGGTGCATGGGGCATTTGTCTCCTCCCCAGCTGAGGCCGGTGATGGTGCTGGCTTCTGAGCCAGACTCTGAACCCTTCCTTCCAGGGGCGAGCAGTTATTCAGCTGCGTAGTCCCCCAGGGCGAGTATGGAGTTTACCATCAGGCCCTCAGGGAATATCTGGCAGAGGGCGGCTGATAAGGGGCTGTATGCAAATtactctcctccttccctccagccaacTTCCCTAGGGTGAGATAGCACATTGCCTCCCTCCAGGCACTCCCCACCCTCGTGTCCCCCCGAATCTTCCCCCCTTTACTACTGGTCTTGGCCCACTTGCTGAATTCAGAAGCATCTCTGCTGTTTACCTGTAAGATGACCCAAAGCTCCTGAAGATATTGCTGCAAAGGATCAGAAGACGGGGTGAGTCACAGAAAGGCACAGGGGTTACCGGGGTGGCCTGGGTTGGGGAGCCTGGGGCTACTCACGTGCTGTTGTAAGGGAGGGGCTTCTGTCCATATCTGTCCAGGCTGGGGTTCTGATTGAGGCAGTACTGGAGGGAcagtgcagagcagggagggtggTCAGAGATGGCCACTCTAGCCAGGTAGCACCCCCCCCATCTGCACCCCTTTGCTGCCACCTGTCCAGCCAccacagcagtggtccccaaactgtggggcctgcccccctaggggggcacagaggaacatctgaggagcagggcggggcccaaGCCAGCCCCCACGGGAGGGTGGGGCAGGAACATCACGCTGCCCTGGGCTTGGCCTCTGGCCGTGACTCCACTCCCGGCCCTGGGTGGCACAGACATGTTCCATTACTGGTAAGGTGGCGGGGGGTGAGAGGAAAGGTTTGGGCACCACGGCTCTAGAGTCCAGCCTCTCCTGCCCACTACGTGTGGATGTCCAGTTTCCTGTTGGTTTCCATAGCAGCCCCTGGAGGACTCGCTGGGTGCCCAATGTAGAATCTAGGCCCctagcctgattctcctctcccaccTGTTTTACCCCAGTGTCATTCTGTTGATTTCAGTCGAGTTGCATCTGATTTATATTGGCAGGTTGCATTAGTCTCAAGAGAGAAGGAACCAAAACTATATTTCCCAAGAATAAAGGTACCTAGAAACCTTTTCTGTGACCGGGGAAGACCTCCTTCCAAAACGCGGTGAGACCTGGAACTAAGAAGTGCTAGAACAGGTCACACCTTGGATGGGACATAATCATGGCAAATCCTGCTGATGTAGGCAGTGGTGCATATGTTTCAATAGGTGGCGCTCTTGTCTCAGTCAGGCCTGAgccaatcacagaatcatagggtcAGAAGGGACTGCAAGGTCTGTCTGCCTCTGGTGCCCAGGGTCACAGTTGCTCAAATGAGATGTAAAATCTAACGTCTTGTTAGACCTCCCCATCTTGAAACGAGCAAAAAACCTTGTGGCAGGTGCAGAAGGGTTgccgtgttccaccccagaggtggctgcattttagtggcGAGGGAATGTGCAGTAGGGCAGGCTAGAAGCTTTCAGGCTAGAAGGTCCAGTCTGGGAGTGGTGGGGGTTTATTACTGTGAAGGAAACGTAGAACTTCTGAGCTGCTTCCTGTTCAGTTCCTGAGTTAGGCAGCCCGGGGCTGTTACAGCTGCTGCTATGGGTGAGCCGGTGTTGGTACTATAAAGATACTCCTGCCAgttggcagctgcctgctcctTTCCTTCTCCTGACCTCCCCTTCCCCATTCTAACTGCCAGACAGCGTTTCCCTACATCTCTGGACCCAAATCTCCCAAGGGGCCTGACTTGTATACATGCAGCCCCCCGGTGTGCACACACTGTAACTGTGCCCGTGGGGagagtcaggctgggggagctggagtAGTGGATCCCAGGGcagcctgtggggtgggggatggtgaAGTGGAATTCCCTGCAGTGGTAAAACCCAGCGTGGGCTATGAACTCGAGTCCTAGCTGGTAAAAGAGAAATCTGAGCCCCctctcgggggagggaggggggtaggAGTCTGGTAGGCTATGAAGGAAAGGCCCTTTCGTCCTCCCCTGTTTATGAAGCTACATTAAGAGCCTTCCCCAGCATCAGCCCACCAGCTCCGGAAGTGAATTAGACTCGGactttaaggccagcagggaccagtgtgatcatctagcctgacctcctgcccatGGCAGTGTTCCACTAACCCAGTGGGTCTCAATTTCTCCATACTGGCAGCTCCTAGAATCCCCTCCCCTCTAGCTGGGGCCTCCAGCCGAGTGAGCAGTACGGAAAGGACGGGGCGGTCGTGGCTGATATCCCATGGGCTGATGCAAAATGCCTGTCTTGAGGAGGTTAAATAATATAAATTCCACTTTCCCCCAGGCACCGTGTGATCCCCAGGGTTCCCAGCAGGCGGCAGCTGCACCATGATTCAGTAGCAGGGAGACTTACCCTCCACGTCTGAGACACGTCTGGCTTTAAGTGCCTAACAGCATAACAGCTGAACCCGagcactggggggagagagaacggTGCACATGGTATTATCActagtgcccccagccctgtcacatgctaatattttaattatggctttaattgacagccctacacaATACCCAGGCAGCACAGCATCCTGGGAGAACACAGCATGGCAACCAAGGGGAATGCGAAAAGAGTGACTTCCTCATTGTGAATATCCCACCTGCGCTCTAGACTCCTGTCCTCCAAGGTTGGCAGCAAGAGTCTAACATATTTCTGCCCCTCTGTGTGcactgagggaggagggaggaaggtgGAGGGAGCTTCAGTCAGTATGTCCGAACTGATGGTCTTTGTGCTGCCAAGAGAGCTACTCGCCAGTGTCCGTGTAAAATTAAATAGTAAAGCAACGGCCCCTCCTGTCCTTTCCCCTtcactgccccagccagcccggtACTGCTGTGGTGCCCATCACCAGAGCATCTGGGTACCCTTGTCTAATATATTTagatattaatttcattttattttatcctGCCTTCAAATCTGCCCTGCCCAGTTTGCTGCCAATTTCTGTACTACATCTGGAGCTTCTGCTGGGGTTGGTTTGGAGGAAGCACGTTCTGTGAAAGTGATCAGCAAACTGGTGTTGACTTGTCATCACTCAGTTCCTGAGCTAACAGTCCATGGAGACAAATGGGAGCTTTTGCACCTTTCTGAGCAAGCTCAGTCACTGCATTGGTTACATTCATTCCACGCCCAGAAAGCTTTCTTTGCCGCCACCAGGATTAGAGACTTAATATTTTTACTATGAAAGGTAAGAATCTAGAATACCACAGACGTGGCAACTAAAAATAAAACTCTGCACAATCACATTCTCTACGGGGCTCTGGGTATTAGCAAGTCATTCAGGTAGGGGGAATGGATTTCTGCATCCGGCTCATCTATATCTCCAGCTGGCTCTGTAGCCCTGATCTGACAGCACGGCTATTCCAAAAAGAGAGGACAGTTTCTTGTGCATATGGGTTGGTTCTGACGCAGCATGTGCACACGTGGAAATGCCACCCTTACAACCCCCTGGCAGAGCCAGACGGCAGTGGCACATACAATACCTCGGAGCTCCCATGGTGTCGTGTTGGTCAATATCACAGCTGTAATTTTATCAGTGAAGCGTTGGCCTGGCTTCACCTTGCTCGTTGGAAGAGCCGCCAGTCATTTAAACCTCAATAGGGACCTCAAAAGGAGTGGGCAGCATCTGAGCTTGTCTCCCAaacaggcaggcaggggggccgCAGAGCTGCCTATCTAAGAGATGAAATGACGCTGGCTTTTCCCTTCCTTCAAAGGGAGGCTTTGCCCCTACCGGGTGCCTGGCTGTACCTTTCTTATTCACGCTGGGTAGCTTGAATTCTCCAGCCGAGGAGACGAATTGTGACCAGTCGTCCATAGCCCGCGTGTAGCTTGGGCATTCCTCGTGGTTAGTGCTGGGAGTGAGTGGAGCCATCTTCCCTGCTCGGTACCTTGCAGTGAGCGACTGGCCCAGCTCGGTCATCCCCTGAGTAGCAAAGCACGAGAGGGAGGTTactccaggctcccagctgggtgctcagcagggaggggtggggtgcagggcaaGCAGCCATTTTGAACCCTTTGCATCCCATCCATGCTGTTGTCCTGCAGGCCAATACAACAATAGAGGTTAGTCCCCTCCCCTAATCTGCAGCCAGCAAGTAGAAAATCCGGCGCCATCTGGTATCCTTTTACAGTCAGACTCTTAGGCGCTGACtgcgtgggtgctccggggctggagcgcccatggggaaaaattagcgggtcctccgcacccactggcagccaagctcccccctgcccctttcctgcCTCCTCCCTTGAGTGCGCCACGTTCCTGCTGCTCCCCATCCCTCTCAGCACTTCtgcctgctgccaaacagctgtttggtggcgctctgggagggaggaagggagggggaggagcggggacacagCACGctcggggggaagaggcagggtggggacttggggaagggatggagtggggccagagcaggggtgggaagaggcagggcaggggtggagtggaggtggggccaggggcagaggggggtcgagcacccaccagcgggagcagaagtcggcgcctatAGTCAGACTGATCCACATCCACCTGGCACGGGCCTGG
Encoded here:
- the LOC123349413 gene encoding testis, prostate and placenta-expressed protein, which encodes MAQVIDLVPWPEDGHPVYTAPGVLLPLDPRKVMLAGVKDRLFHPDLPTLRQMDMDSAGNKLPDEHSRTTTACTKEDFANASFTLVGVPNRRLPSLGMTELGQSLTARYRAGKMAPLTPSTNHEECPSYTRAMDDWSQFVSSAGEFKLPSVNKKVLGFSCYAVRHLKPDVSQTWRYCLNQNPSLDRYGQKPLPYNSTNIFRSFGSSYSRSHYLQPWR